From a region of the Deltaproteobacteria bacterium genome:
- a CDS encoding ABC transporter permease, translating into MATAQSNRSPLATTFHTPLAVQILTLLGVIAVWEVIGRTDLLFPDLFPSIIEILQSLWTYVTTPVMIPHIKASLYEVGGAIAIAALAGVPLGILWGSKHSWLEIVEPLILYAAVVPKIVIFPVFILFLGIDVYSKLAVGAIAAFFPISLLTIAGMREVKKVYVDVARTIGASPWQIAKNVYLPAIAGQVFTGIRIGLGAAVTGALLAETKIAKAGLGFMIVEYYGQFRIADMYALLLFIFILASLANWAMKSLFGWLSPISRRGGDAGMYF; encoded by the coding sequence ATGGCAACCGCGCAATCCAATCGCTCACCTCTCGCCACGACATTCCACACGCCGTTGGCCGTGCAAATTCTCACGCTCCTCGGCGTCATCGCCGTCTGGGAAGTCATCGGCCGTACCGACTTGCTGTTTCCCGATCTTTTTCCTTCGATCATAGAAATTCTCCAATCGCTGTGGACCTACGTCACCACACCGGTGATGATCCCGCATATCAAAGCCAGCCTCTACGAAGTCGGCGGCGCCATCGCCATCGCCGCGCTCGCCGGCGTGCCACTGGGAATTTTGTGGGGCAGCAAACACAGTTGGCTGGAAATCGTCGAGCCACTGATTCTCTACGCCGCGGTGGTGCCCAAGATCGTCATCTTTCCGGTATTCATTTTGTTTCTCGGCATCGACGTGTATTCAAAACTCGCCGTCGGCGCCATCGCCGCGTTCTTTCCAATCTCGCTTTTGACCATCGCCGGCATGCGCGAGGTAAAAAAAGTCTACGTCGACGTCGCCCGCACCATCGGCGCCAGCCCGTGGCAGATAGCTAAAAATGTTTATCTCCCAGCCATCGCTGGCCAAGTCTTCACCGGCATCCGAATCGGCCTCGGCGCCGCCGTCACCGGCGCGCTGTTGGCGGAAACCAAAATCGCCAAAGCCGGCTTGGGCTTCATGATCGTCGAGTACTACGGCCAGTTCCGCATCGCCGACATGTACGCGCTGCTGCTGTTCATCTTCATCCTCGCATCGCTCGCCAATTGGGCGATGAAATCACTTTTCGGCTGGCTCTCGCCAATCTCCCGCCGCGGCGGCGACGCCGGAATGTACTTTTAG